Proteins from one Oscillatoria nigro-viridis PCC 7112 genomic window:
- a CDS encoding RNA recognition motif domain-containing protein, whose product MSIRLYVGNLPKELDRQELQEVFAPEGESVTTKVITDRKTGKCRGFGFVTVLTDEQADQVIEKYNGLMFKENPLKIEKALPRSKGKSEKGEDDQQQSSPQSPQLVSASSVPAPVPQQQQRSAPPTQGGGASSKSNRRRGDSNKSRRNQSAATVSSADSGSVQPDPRWASALEELKQRLVEAQTTN is encoded by the coding sequence ATGTCTATTCGTCTTTATGTTGGCAATCTACCGAAGGAACTCGATCGCCAAGAATTGCAAGAAGTTTTTGCGCCGGAGGGCGAATCTGTTACCACAAAGGTAATTACAGACCGCAAAACTGGAAAATGCAGAGGATTCGGTTTTGTGACGGTGCTAACCGACGAACAAGCCGACCAAGTTATTGAGAAATACAACGGCTTGATGTTCAAAGAAAACCCGCTGAAAATAGAGAAGGCACTGCCCCGCTCTAAGGGTAAATCTGAGAAGGGCGAAGACGATCAGCAGCAGTCGTCGCCGCAGTCACCGCAGTTGGTTTCCGCGTCGTCAGTGCCAGCACCTGTGCCGCAGCAACAGCAGCGCTCGGCTCCCCCTACCCAAGGTGGTGGCGCCTCCAGCAAAAGCAATCGCCGTCGGGGTGACAGCAACAAGTCTCGCCGCAATCAGTCAGCAGCAACGGTGTCGAGCGCTGATTCCGGCTCGGTGCAGCCAGATCCGCGCTGGGCGAGTGCTCTGGAAGAACTCAAGCAAAGATTGGTGGAAGCTCAGACTACTAATTAG